A region of Carettochelys insculpta isolate YL-2023 chromosome 9, ASM3395843v1, whole genome shotgun sequence DNA encodes the following proteins:
- the ANKRD45 gene encoding ankyrin repeat domain-containing protein 45, with protein MEVEDVWMDIWKEKADIALEMTEQKEATQSEDTGEPKETEYCHPLLRPALTGDVEGVQQIFADPEDPDGEKAMKLLLEKDIVGRDLLYAICMAGQSAVIRALAKYGVVMTDKTARGYTLLHCAAAWGQLETLKTLVELEADLLATTFHGEKARDIAYRYAQMDCVEFLDWAEAKQALRTFIAHIQATITDPEKVQGRLNKEEKNMSLSACRVKSDWLENAKEPTRQDILDQKQQLEQIMLPIFTKLAIPRPQSSKSTRSGLNGNKN; from the exons ATGGAAGTGGAAGACGTCTGGATGGATATCTGGAAAGAGAAGGCAG ATATTGCTCTAGAGATGACGGAGCAAAAAGAAGCAACCCAGTCAGAAGATACAGGGGAGCCTAAGGAGACAGAGTATTGTCACCCTCTGCTGAGGCCTGCTCTCACTGGAGATGTGGAGGGGGTGCAGCAGATTTTTGCTGACCCAGAAGACCCTGATGGTGAAAAGGCCATGAAGCTTCTCCTGGAAAAGGACATCGTCGGGCGAGACCTCCTGTATGCAATCTGCATGGCTGGGCAGAGTGCAGTCATCAGAGCCCTGGCAAAATATGGGGTGGTCATGACGGATAAAACAGCCAGAG GTTACAcactcctccactgtgctgcagcgTGGGGCCAGCTGGAGACATTGAAAACACTGGTCGAATTGGAAGCTGATCTTCTAGCGACAACTTTCCACGGTGAAAAAGCCCGAGATATAGCCTACCGTTATGCACAGATGGACTGTGTTGAATTCCTGGACTGGGCAG AAGCTAAGCAGGCCCTGCGGACATTCATCGCCCACATCCAGGCCACGATCACAGACCCAGAGAAGGTGCAGGGAAGGCTGAACAAGGAAGAAAAG AACATGTCTCTCAGTGCCTGCCGTGTGAAATCTgactggctggagaatgccaaggAGCCCACCAGGCAAGACATCCTGgatcagaagcagcagctggaacagATCATGCTTCCTATCTTCACAAAGCTGGCCATTCCCC GTCCGCAGTCGTCTAAGAGCACCAGGTCTGGGCTGAATGGCAACAAAAACTGA
- the LOC142017778 gene encoding testis-expressed protein 50-like, with product MFVQGLSLIVPLWIIFFCFQESVGLCNRPAWARVGWEILPEDLEQLQLGTQLPSSCLPYPLDLLSHYFPNLETAEGGWEVQSVSCKVTLVLLGGLCMYGLWCKLRRPQEKISVQTSSTSITTEFHAECTCNVDKTLCQLLANMCVMMKYLKYLCHRHRKEIRHWKLSRKRKGEETKDEKIFPICPYSHSSMDTEMEEI from the exons ATGTTTGTCCAAGGGCTCTCCCTCATCGTCCCTCTCTGGATTATCTTCTTCTGTTTCCAAGAGAGTGTTGGCCTTTGCAATCGCCCAGCCTGGGCCCGAGTGGGCTGGGAAATTCTTCCTGAGGACTTGGAGCAACTGCAGCTTGGAACCCAGCTTCCATCTAGCTGCCTTCCCTACCCACTGGACCTACTCTCTCACTACTTTCCCAACCTGGAAACAGCAGAAGGAGGTTGGGAGGTTCAGTCTGTCAGCTGCAAAGTTACACTTGTTCTCCTAGGAGGTTTATGTATGTACGGTCTTTGGTGCAAACTCAGAAGACCCCAGGAGAAG atatcCGTCCAGACATCTTCCACTTCCATCACGACAGAATTTCATGCTGAGTGCACCTGCAACGTGGATAAAAcactctgccagctgctggcaaACATGTGTGTCATGATGAAATACCTCAAGTACCTCTGCCACCGTCACAGGAAAGAAATCAGGCACTGGAAGTTAAGTCGGAAGAGGAAGGGAGAAGAAACGAAGGATGAAAAGATCTTCCCAATTTGTCCATATAGTCACAGCTCCATGGATACTGAGATGGAGGAAATATAG